The Carassius auratus strain Wakin chromosome 7, ASM336829v1, whole genome shotgun sequence genome contains the following window.
AAAAACGTACCCCTGTCAGATACTTCCAACATTCGTAGGGTTGAAATTCTTGCTGCAGATGTGTATGAAACACTGTTAGGAGACCTGATGAAAGCTGATACTATGTCTATAGCAGTAGATGAGTCCACAGACAAAACTGATACTGCTCAGTTGTGCATATATGTCCGTTTTTTTGACAGCAAATGCTTCAGAGAGGAGCTGCTCTGCCTACTACCGTTAGAAGGACACACAACGGGCGATATACTCTTTGGGAAAATTTCTGATTTTTTCAAAGACAATGGTCTGGATATGACGCGTGTGTGCATGCTTGTGACAGATGGGGCTCCATCCATGACAGGTAAAGTGAATGGTTTGGCAGCACGTTGGTCCGCTGTTGCACCTCAGTTGATCTCCTTACACTGCATTGTGCACCAGGCGGTGTTGTGCGCAAAACTAAGTGGGGCGCTAAAAACGACCATGGACAACGTGATGGCTACAATTAATTTTATTCGCTCCACATCAAGCCTCCAACACCGCTTGTTCCACATGCTGCTGTCAGAAATGTCTGCTGAGCACCACGACCTGCTTTTGCATAATGACGTGAGGTGGCTGTCCAAAGGCAAAGCACTGGAGCGTTTCTGTGGTCTCAGAGAGGAGATCATAACTTTCCTCCGCAGCAGCAAGCAAAAAAAGGCAGAAGCGCACTTGAGTCGCATACTGGACGACAGCTTCATGGCCGATGCATGCTTTCTGAGTGACATATTCAAACACCTGAATGATGTCAATTTGGCACTACAAGGCAGAGACAAAACTGTCATCGACCTTGTGGAACAGATGCGCGCATTCCCAGTTAAACTGGACCTTTTTGCAACTGATTTGAGCACAGGCCGAATGCTGCATTTTCCGACGCTCCGCAAATGCGTCTCATCCCCCGCACAAATCACGGATGTGATGACAGATTTTATTACGAGGTTGAAAATGAACTTTGCTGGTCGATTGGATGGAATTGTTCTGCCCACAGAGGTGGCCGTTTTTGTCAGAGACCCG
Protein-coding sequences here:
- the LOC113106622 gene encoding zinc finger BED domain-containing protein 5-like, translated to MVRSFTAQERATTASLRVSWILAKKKRPFTDSETVKDCMLAVVDEVINDDKIKTSVASAIKNVPLSDTSNIRRVEILAADVYETLLGDLMKADTMSIAVDESTDKTDTAQLCIYVRFFDSKCFREELLCLLPLEGHTTGDILFGKISDFFKDNGLDMTRVCMLVTDGAPSMTGKVNGLAARWSAVAPQLISLHCIVHQAVLCAKLSGALKTTMDNVMATINFIRSTSSLQHRLFHMLLSEMSAEHHDLLLHNDVRWLSKGKALERFCGLREEIITFLRSSKQKKAEAHLSRILDDSFMADACFLSDIFKHLNDVNLALQGRDKTVIDLVEQMRAFPVKLDLFATDLSTGRMLHFPTLRKCVSSPAQITDVMTDFITRLKMNFAGRLDGIVLPTEVAVFVRDPFTVAIEGDLSARAKQVVPSIDEGKFTLELVDMRSSVTMAQELCTNGPTMFWTDVNVHQFPNIKKVAIVMLSMFGSTYTCNVKDSWSSCGLSRLAWGSNSVNMLLINGIDLVVGTYSLSLKLHVELDYGYRCT